From Nitrospira sp., the proteins below share one genomic window:
- a CDS encoding type II toxin-antitoxin system Phd/YefM family antitoxin: MAHLPTSKAREGFSDTLNRVAFGKERVVLKRRGKEIAAVVPMDDLRLLEELEDRIDLVDARAALAETKKKGAKPLDVILKDLGL; encoded by the coding sequence ATGGCTCATTTACCAACTAGTAAAGCGAGAGAAGGGTTCTCAGATACGCTGAACCGCGTGGCGTTCGGAAAAGAGCGTGTCGTATTGAAACGGCGCGGGAAAGAGATCGCTGCCGTGGTGCCGATGGACGACTTGCGCTTGCTGGAAGAGCTCGAAGACCGCATCGACTTGGTGGATGCCCGCGCGGCCCTCGCCGAAACCAAGAAGAAGGGTGCGAAACCACTCGATGTCATCTTAAAAGACCTTGGGCTATAG
- a CDS encoding type II toxin-antitoxin system RelE/ParE family toxin, whose amino-acid sequence MAYSILLSPPAERQLKAFAPAIQKRLVKRLTSLRDNPRPQGVKKLAGEDDLYRIREGDYRIIYTIRDKELIILVVKIGNRKDVYRS is encoded by the coding sequence ATGGCCTATTCGATCCTCCTCTCCCCACCGGCCGAACGCCAACTCAAAGCCTTTGCCCCGGCCATTCAGAAGCGGCTCGTCAAACGCCTCACCTCACTGCGAGACAACCCACGCCCGCAAGGCGTCAAGAAGCTCGCCGGAGAGGACGATCTGTATCGCATTCGAGAAGGCGACTACCGTATCATCTACACGATCCGCGACAAGGAATTGATTATCCTCGTCGTCAAAATCGGCAATCGCAAAGACGTGTATCGCTCCTGA